The proteins below are encoded in one region of Chrysemys picta bellii isolate R12L10 chromosome 4, ASM1138683v2, whole genome shotgun sequence:
- the MOK gene encoding MAPK/MAK/MRK overlapping kinase isoform X11, producing MNRRRKPLPEKKIMNYMYQLCKSLDHMHRNGIFHRDVKPENILIKEDTLKLGDFGSCRSVYSKQPYTEYISTRWYRAPECLLTDGYYSYKMDMWSSGCVFYEITSFHPLFPGSNELDQISKIHDILGTPAKKTLNKFKQSRAMSFDFPFKKGTGLSPHVPNISPKSLSLMYAMIEYDPDQRIGAHQALQHPYFRELRTAEKQAVTMHRKMRLAENIVGQESINLWCISKDGNRQYSHRKTQENPIRHHGPSYAIELPKLNVSGVTKLTSYPSPTFHSVFTTPATNGEVPVLQPIKYIGTNHKSEKQKELKSSMKQYHLPTIERRGGGY from the exons GGAGGAGAAAGCCATtacctgaaaaaaaaataatgaactaCATGTACCAGTTATGCAAGTCCCTTGATCACATGCACAG AAATGGAATATTTCATAGAGATGTGAAACcagaaaatatattaataaag GAGGATACCCTGAAGTTAGGAGACTTTGGATCTTGTAGGAGTGTATATTCCAAGCAGCCATATACAGAATATATCTCTACACGCTGGTACCGAGCACCTGAGTGTTTGCTCACAGATGGCTACTATAGTTACAAAATGGACATGTGGAGCTCTGGCTGTGTTTTCTATGAAATCACAAG TTTCCACCCTCTCTTTCCTGGCTCTAATGAATTGGACCAAATATCAAAAATCCATGATATTCTAGGCACCCCTGCTAAGAAAACTCTTAATAAATTCAAACA GTCAAGAGCTATGAGTTTTGATTTCCCCTTTAAAAAAGGGACAGGACTATCTCCACATGTGCCTAATATCTCCCCCAAGAGCCTCTCCCTTATGTATGCGATGATAGAATACGATCCTGATCAGAGAATTGGTGCCCACCAAGCACTACAGCATCCTTATTTCCGAGAGCTGAG AACAGCAGAGAAGCAAGCTGTAACCATGCACAGAAAAATGAGATTAGCAGAAAACATAGTGGGACAAGAATCTATCAACTTGTGGTGTATTTCAAAGGATGGTAATAGGCAG tactCTCATAGGAAAACCCAGGAGAATCCAATAAGACATCATGGACCTTCCTATGCAATAGAGTTGCCAAAACTGAATGTTTCTGGAGTAACCAAGTTGACTTCTTATCCTAGTCCTACATTTCATTCAGTTTTTACCACGCCTGCAACAAATGGTGAAGTCCCTGTGTTACAACCTATTAAATATATTGGGACAAATCACAAG TCTGAAAAACAGAAGGAACTTAAGTCTTCTATGAAACAATACCACTTACCCACTATAGAAAGAAGAGGTGGAGGATATTGA
- the MOK gene encoding MAPK/MAK/MRK overlapping kinase isoform X13, translating to MDMWSSGCVFYEITSFHPLFPGSNELDQISKIHDILGTPAKKTLNKFKQSRAMSFDFPFKKGTGLSPHVPNISPKSLSLMYAMIEYDPDQRIGAHQALQHPYFRELRTAEKQAVTMHRKMRLAENIVGQESINLWCISKDGNRQYSHRKTQENPIRHHGPSYAIELPKLNVSGVTKLTSYPSPTFHSVFTTPATNGEVPVLQPIKYIGTNHKSEKQKELKSSMKQYHLPTIERRGGGY from the exons ATGGACATGTGGAGCTCTGGCTGTGTTTTCTATGAAATCACAAG TTTCCACCCTCTCTTTCCTGGCTCTAATGAATTGGACCAAATATCAAAAATCCATGATATTCTAGGCACCCCTGCTAAGAAAACTCTTAATAAATTCAAACA GTCAAGAGCTATGAGTTTTGATTTCCCCTTTAAAAAAGGGACAGGACTATCTCCACATGTGCCTAATATCTCCCCCAAGAGCCTCTCCCTTATGTATGCGATGATAGAATACGATCCTGATCAGAGAATTGGTGCCCACCAAGCACTACAGCATCCTTATTTCCGAGAGCTGAG AACAGCAGAGAAGCAAGCTGTAACCATGCACAGAAAAATGAGATTAGCAGAAAACATAGTGGGACAAGAATCTATCAACTTGTGGTGTATTTCAAAGGATGGTAATAGGCAG tactCTCATAGGAAAACCCAGGAGAATCCAATAAGACATCATGGACCTTCCTATGCAATAGAGTTGCCAAAACTGAATGTTTCTGGAGTAACCAAGTTGACTTCTTATCCTAGTCCTACATTTCATTCAGTTTTTACCACGCCTGCAACAAATGGTGAAGTCCCTGTGTTACAACCTATTAAATATATTGGGACAAATCACAAG TCTGAAAAACAGAAGGAACTTAAGTCTTCTATGAAACAATACCACTTACCCACTATAGAAAGAAGAGGTGGAGGATATTGA
- the MOK gene encoding MAPK/MAK/MRK overlapping kinase isoform X9, translated as MDMNIYELIRGRRKPLPEKKIMNYMYQLCKSLDHMHRNGIFHRDVKPENILIKEDTLKLGDFGSCRSVYSKQPYTEYISTRWYRAPECLLTDGYYSYKMDMWSSGCVFYEITSFHPLFPGSNELDQISKIHDILGTPAKKTLNKFKQSRAMSFDFPFKKGTGLSPHVPNISPKSLSLMYAMIEYDPDQRIGAHQALQHPYFRELRTAEKQAVTMHRKMRLAENIVGQESINLWCISKDGNRQYSHRKTQENPIRHHGPSYAIELPKLNVSGVTKLTSYPSPTFHSVFTTPATNGEVPVLQPIKYIGTNHKSEKQKELKSSMKQYHLPTIERRGGGY; from the exons GGAGGAGAAAGCCATtacctgaaaaaaaaataatgaactaCATGTACCAGTTATGCAAGTCCCTTGATCACATGCACAG AAATGGAATATTTCATAGAGATGTGAAACcagaaaatatattaataaag GAGGATACCCTGAAGTTAGGAGACTTTGGATCTTGTAGGAGTGTATATTCCAAGCAGCCATATACAGAATATATCTCTACACGCTGGTACCGAGCACCTGAGTGTTTGCTCACAGATGGCTACTATAGTTACAAAATGGACATGTGGAGCTCTGGCTGTGTTTTCTATGAAATCACAAG TTTCCACCCTCTCTTTCCTGGCTCTAATGAATTGGACCAAATATCAAAAATCCATGATATTCTAGGCACCCCTGCTAAGAAAACTCTTAATAAATTCAAACA GTCAAGAGCTATGAGTTTTGATTTCCCCTTTAAAAAAGGGACAGGACTATCTCCACATGTGCCTAATATCTCCCCCAAGAGCCTCTCCCTTATGTATGCGATGATAGAATACGATCCTGATCAGAGAATTGGTGCCCACCAAGCACTACAGCATCCTTATTTCCGAGAGCTGAG AACAGCAGAGAAGCAAGCTGTAACCATGCACAGAAAAATGAGATTAGCAGAAAACATAGTGGGACAAGAATCTATCAACTTGTGGTGTATTTCAAAGGATGGTAATAGGCAG tactCTCATAGGAAAACCCAGGAGAATCCAATAAGACATCATGGACCTTCCTATGCAATAGAGTTGCCAAAACTGAATGTTTCTGGAGTAACCAAGTTGACTTCTTATCCTAGTCCTACATTTCATTCAGTTTTTACCACGCCTGCAACAAATGGTGAAGTCCCTGTGTTACAACCTATTAAATATATTGGGACAAATCACAAG TCTGAAAAACAGAAGGAACTTAAGTCTTCTATGAAACAATACCACTTACCCACTATAGAAAGAAGAGGTGGAGGATATTGA
- the MOK gene encoding MAPK/MAK/MRK overlapping kinase isoform X12 produces the protein MNYMYQLCKSLDHMHRNGIFHRDVKPENILIKEDTLKLGDFGSCRSVYSKQPYTEYISTRWYRAPECLLTDGYYSYKMDMWSSGCVFYEITSFHPLFPGSNELDQISKIHDILGTPAKKTLNKFKQSRAMSFDFPFKKGTGLSPHVPNISPKSLSLMYAMIEYDPDQRIGAHQALQHPYFRELRTAEKQAVTMHRKMRLAENIVGQESINLWCISKDGNRQYSHRKTQENPIRHHGPSYAIELPKLNVSGVTKLTSYPSPTFHSVFTTPATNGEVPVLQPIKYIGTNHKSEKQKELKSSMKQYHLPTIERRGGGY, from the exons atgaactaCATGTACCAGTTATGCAAGTCCCTTGATCACATGCACAG AAATGGAATATTTCATAGAGATGTGAAACcagaaaatatattaataaag GAGGATACCCTGAAGTTAGGAGACTTTGGATCTTGTAGGAGTGTATATTCCAAGCAGCCATATACAGAATATATCTCTACACGCTGGTACCGAGCACCTGAGTGTTTGCTCACAGATGGCTACTATAGTTACAAAATGGACATGTGGAGCTCTGGCTGTGTTTTCTATGAAATCACAAG TTTCCACCCTCTCTTTCCTGGCTCTAATGAATTGGACCAAATATCAAAAATCCATGATATTCTAGGCACCCCTGCTAAGAAAACTCTTAATAAATTCAAACA GTCAAGAGCTATGAGTTTTGATTTCCCCTTTAAAAAAGGGACAGGACTATCTCCACATGTGCCTAATATCTCCCCCAAGAGCCTCTCCCTTATGTATGCGATGATAGAATACGATCCTGATCAGAGAATTGGTGCCCACCAAGCACTACAGCATCCTTATTTCCGAGAGCTGAG AACAGCAGAGAAGCAAGCTGTAACCATGCACAGAAAAATGAGATTAGCAGAAAACATAGTGGGACAAGAATCTATCAACTTGTGGTGTATTTCAAAGGATGGTAATAGGCAG tactCTCATAGGAAAACCCAGGAGAATCCAATAAGACATCATGGACCTTCCTATGCAATAGAGTTGCCAAAACTGAATGTTTCTGGAGTAACCAAGTTGACTTCTTATCCTAGTCCTACATTTCATTCAGTTTTTACCACGCCTGCAACAAATGGTGAAGTCCCTGTGTTACAACCTATTAAATATATTGGGACAAATCACAAG TCTGAAAAACAGAAGGAACTTAAGTCTTCTATGAAACAATACCACTTACCCACTATAGAAAGAAGAGGTGGAGGATATTGA
- the MOK gene encoding MAPK/MAK/MRK overlapping kinase isoform X8 produces MKQHFESDRKSGCLALICELMDMNIYELIRGRRKPLPEKKIMNYMYQLCKSLDHMHRNGIFHRDVKPENILIKEDTLKLGDFGSCRSVYSKQPYTEYISTRWYRAPECLLTDGYYSYKMDMWSSGCVFYEITSFHPLFPGSNELDQISKIHDILGTPAKKTLNKFKQSRAMSFDFPFKKGTGLSPHVPNISPKSLSLMYAMIEYDPDQRIGAHQALQHPYFRELRTAEKQAVTMHRKMRLAENIVGQESINLWCISKDGNRQYSHRKTQENPIRHHGPSYAIELPKLNVSGVTKLTSYPSPTFHSVFTTPATNGEVPVLQPIKYIGTNHKSEKQKELKSSMKQYHLPTIERRGGGY; encoded by the exons GGAGGAGAAAGCCATtacctgaaaaaaaaataatgaactaCATGTACCAGTTATGCAAGTCCCTTGATCACATGCACAG AAATGGAATATTTCATAGAGATGTGAAACcagaaaatatattaataaag GAGGATACCCTGAAGTTAGGAGACTTTGGATCTTGTAGGAGTGTATATTCCAAGCAGCCATATACAGAATATATCTCTACACGCTGGTACCGAGCACCTGAGTGTTTGCTCACAGATGGCTACTATAGTTACAAAATGGACATGTGGAGCTCTGGCTGTGTTTTCTATGAAATCACAAG TTTCCACCCTCTCTTTCCTGGCTCTAATGAATTGGACCAAATATCAAAAATCCATGATATTCTAGGCACCCCTGCTAAGAAAACTCTTAATAAATTCAAACA GTCAAGAGCTATGAGTTTTGATTTCCCCTTTAAAAAAGGGACAGGACTATCTCCACATGTGCCTAATATCTCCCCCAAGAGCCTCTCCCTTATGTATGCGATGATAGAATACGATCCTGATCAGAGAATTGGTGCCCACCAAGCACTACAGCATCCTTATTTCCGAGAGCTGAG AACAGCAGAGAAGCAAGCTGTAACCATGCACAGAAAAATGAGATTAGCAGAAAACATAGTGGGACAAGAATCTATCAACTTGTGGTGTATTTCAAAGGATGGTAATAGGCAG tactCTCATAGGAAAACCCAGGAGAATCCAATAAGACATCATGGACCTTCCTATGCAATAGAGTTGCCAAAACTGAATGTTTCTGGAGTAACCAAGTTGACTTCTTATCCTAGTCCTACATTTCATTCAGTTTTTACCACGCCTGCAACAAATGGTGAAGTCCCTGTGTTACAACCTATTAAATATATTGGGACAAATCACAAG TCTGAAAAACAGAAGGAACTTAAGTCTTCTATGAAACAATACCACTTACCCACTATAGAAAGAAGAGGTGGAGGATATTGA